The Alistipes finegoldii DSM 17242 DNA segment GCACCTGCATTGGGGGATTAGCTCAGTTGGCTAGAGCGCTTGCATGGCATGCAAGAGGTCACGAGTTCGACTCTCGTATTCTCCACTATTGTGAACAAGGGGTTGCAAAATATTGCGACCCCTTGTTTTTTAGCTTCCTGCAAACAATTCGCACACGCATTGACAATCACACGACTTTAAACCGAAAATACAATCCTCACGGATCGTGGCGGAGCAGGTCGGTATCGAGCGGGTGGCGGGCACCGTCGTCGCCGAGCAGGACAAGACGAATCTCGCCGCCGTTGTAATCGAAATAGCGCAGTTCGAGCGGATGCAGGCCCGCAGACAACGCAACCTGTCCGCTCTTTTCGAGCAGAGGATGTTCTCCGTCGTTATCAACCACCACCCTGCCGCCGATACGCAGGATGGCGCCGTCGTCGGAAGCGAGCGCAAAGGTATAGATCCCGGTTGCCGGAATGTCGATATACCCCCGGAAAATCATCCCGACGGCCCGGCGGCCGGCAGCCGCACGAGGGAAACAGACCGAATCGACGACACAACGGCCGCCGGCAGCGTAAAGAGTCTCCGGAATGCCGATCGCGTCGCAACCGGGAAAACGGCGGAAGTACCAATCGACGCACAAACCGGGTTCAGTGTCCCGCGGCTCCAAAGGCCGCGCATAATCCTGCTTCTCATAGCGGACGGTTATCCAGTCGCCCGTACGGCCGTCGGCATGGTAGGGCCGGATGTGCAGCATACAATCGTCGCGGATAACCAGCGGGGCGTCGTAACGCGGCGAGTTTACGGTCGGCACCGAGCCGTCGAGTGTATAGCGCAAAACGGCACCGGGCAGCGGACAGACGACGGCAGTCCGGACCGAATCGGTGAAGACGCTGACAGCATGATAATTCGTCAGCGACGGAATCCGATAGTTGACACCCTCATCATCCAGCCGTCGGCAATAGTCCAGCAGCCGCGACATGAAAGCGTCCTCGTCGAACTTGCCCGGCTCGGTCCACCCTTTCTCGGCCAAAACGAGCAGGCGCGGGTAAAACATATATTCCGCACGGGACCACGTGGGGATTTTTTCGGTCCAGAGGTTGCCCTGCACACCTTTGATCTGTCTTTTCTGCGCATCGGACAGCGAGTCCGGCAGCATATCGAAGCGACAGATGCGCGCGAGCGAGTTTGCGTCCTCTTCCAGCGAGAAATAGAACCACGACTGCGGACAGAGGACGACCTCACAGCCCTGCCGGGTGGCCGCACTCACGGACTGCGGTTCCCACGGCCGCCACCACATGACCGTAGCACCGGGAACGGCTCCGCCTTCCAGTATCTCGTCCCAGCCGATCATGCGGCGTCCGCGGGCTTCGCAAAAGCGCTGCATACGGTGCATGAACCACGCCTGAAGAGCCGCTTCGTCAGGCAGCCCTTCGGCACGCATACGGGTCTGACAGTCGGGACAACGTTTCCAGTTGCTCTTATCGACCTCGTCGCCACCCATGTGAACATATTCATAGGGGAAAAGTTCGAAAAGCTCTTCCCAGACACTTTCGCAGAACGCCAGTGTCCGGTCCTTGCCCACGCACAGCGGCGAAGAGAAGGATTGCCCCCACGAACCGCGTCCGAAACAGGCCAGCCACGGATAGCTGTCGATGGCCTGCAAGCAATGGCCGGGCATGTCGATTTCGGGAATCACGTCGATACCCCGAACCGCGGCATAGGCCACCACCTCGCGGATATCCTTCCGTGTATAATATCCCCCGTAAAGCGTGTCGGCGCCATCGGTCCGCAGCCGCCGGACGGGAAGCAGGAAATCGTCGTTTTGTTCCCGCGCCGCGCGGCCCATGCACAACGTGTCCTGCCGATTGAAAAGCCGCCATGCCCCCTCTTGCGTGAGTTCGGGATAACACGGAATCTCAATCCGCCAGCCCTGATCGTCGGTCAGATGCCAATGAAATTTGTTGAGCTTGAGCCGGGCCATCTGGTCCAGCAGCGTAAAAATCTCCTCTTTGTCGAAAAAGTGCCGGCTCACGTCGAGCATCACGCCGCGCCATCCGAACGCCGGCCGATCGGCGATCTCCGCATAAGGAATCTTCGCTCCGCTTCCGGCTTTCGCTGGCAACAGCTGCCGCAGCGTGGCGATGCCATTGACGACGCCCCGGTAGGAACCGCCCCCGATCCGTACGCCGGCGTGCGTCACCGACAGGCGGTACCCTTCAGGCGGCAAGGCGGCCGAATCGAGTTCCAACACGATATCTCCCCGGTCGCACCGATCTACGGCGACAGTGCCATAAGGCGCCAGCACCTCGTTCACGTAGCCGGCCGCGGCGATGAGAACCGTATCGGCGATGCCCAACTGCAACCGTTCAGGGAGCCGGTAGGTCCCGTCGCCCCATATCGTTTTCTGCGGAGCGGGAATCAGCACGGGCCGTTCATCCGGCGCAGGCCCGGTGCAGGCCATGAGCCACATTCCCACAGCCAACGCAGCATAAATGCGAACAAGTGTCATGCGCCCGGTCACGATCAATTGCCGTTTGCGGCCGTTACACGTCCGTTCCTGCGCAGAGCCAGCGTATCGCCGTACTGAGTCTGCAGGCGCACCAGCTCATCCGTCATTTCCCGCCGGGGCGCAGCATATTCCGGCAGGCCGTAAAGGTTCCGCAGTTCGTGCGGATCTTCCTGCAGGTCGTAAAGCTCCCATTGGTCGATGTCATTGTAGAAGTGGATCAGCTTCCAGCGGTCGTTACGCACGCCGTAATGGCGCTTGACCATGTGTTCGGCCGGATATTCGTAGAAATGGTAGTACAACGAGCGCCGCCAGCCAGCAGGATGTTCGCCCCGCAGCAACGGCAGCAGCGAAACACCCTGTATGTCGTCGGGCACGGCGACTCCGGCCAGTTCGAGGA contains these protein-coding regions:
- a CDS encoding family 20 glycosylhydrolase, which encodes MTLVRIYAALAVGMWLMACTGPAPDERPVLIPAPQKTIWGDGTYRLPERLQLGIADTVLIAAAGYVNEVLAPYGTVAVDRCDRGDIVLELDSAALPPEGYRLSVTHAGVRIGGGSYRGVVNGIATLRQLLPAKAGSGAKIPYAEIADRPAFGWRGVMLDVSRHFFDKEEIFTLLDQMARLKLNKFHWHLTDDQGWRIEIPCYPELTQEGAWRLFNRQDTLCMGRAAREQNDDFLLPVRRLRTDGADTLYGGYYTRKDIREVVAYAAVRGIDVIPEIDMPGHCLQAIDSYPWLACFGRGSWGQSFSSPLCVGKDRTLAFCESVWEELFELFPYEYVHMGGDEVDKSNWKRCPDCQTRMRAEGLPDEAALQAWFMHRMQRFCEARGRRMIGWDEILEGGAVPGATVMWWRPWEPQSVSAATRQGCEVVLCPQSWFYFSLEEDANSLARICRFDMLPDSLSDAQKRQIKGVQGNLWTEKIPTWSRAEYMFYPRLLVLAEKGWTEPGKFDEDAFMSRLLDYCRRLDDEGVNYRIPSLTNYHAVSVFTDSVRTAVVCPLPGAVLRYTLDGSVPTVNSPRYDAPLVIRDDCMLHIRPYHADGRTGDWITVRYEKQDYARPLEPRDTEPGLCVDWYFRRFPGCDAIGIPETLYAAGGRCVVDSVCFPRAAAGRRAVGMIFRGYIDIPATGIYTFALASDDGAILRIGGRVVVDNDGEHPLLEKSGQVALSAGLHPLELRYFDYNGGEIRLVLLGDDGARHPLDTDLLRHDP